The sequence GAAACATAAGTATCGTAAGAGTGAGCCATGCAGGCTTTACATTTGGCATAATAATTGACCAAAATATCTTATATTCGCTGGCACCATCAAGCCTAGCAGATTCGATTAATGAATCGGGTATCTGTTCCATGAATTGCTTCATAAGATATAATCCCAAGGAACTGGCCCATGCCGGAAATATAACCGCTAAGTATGTATTATTTATTCCCATCCATGAAATAATCATATAGTTGGGAATTGCTGTTACGTTATAGGAAAACATAAGCGAAAGAACAACAATAGAAAATAATAAGTTTTTCCCAGGAATATCATGTTTTGCTAAGGGATAGGCAGCTGCTGATGCAATAATCACATGTCCCAATGTTCCGAAAAACGTAAGTATTACCGTATTAAGTATGTATCTGCTAAAGGGCACCCAAGAGCTAGACATTAAAATAAATAAATCTGAGAAATTATCCATAGTAGGATTTTGAACAAAAATCCTTGGGGGAAATATAAACAATTCATGCAATGGTTTAAACGCATTATTAATAATGTATATAAGGGGTAGGGCCATAAAAGAGCCCACCAAAGCTATAAATATAAATAATGCTAAGGTTCCACCAAAGGATCTATTCACTCTTTTCGGCCCCATAATTGGATTGCGCACACTACTCACCAACCTTTCTTAGAAGCCTTTGTACACCCTTGTTTACCCCTATCATTAGTAAAAATAATATGGTTGCGATAGCAGAGGCATAACCCATTTCAAAACGAATTGTACCAAAATCAATTAGATGAGTTACAACGGTTTCCCCTGCATAATTAACACTGGGGAATCCTGCCAAATTAATTGAAATGTCTGCAACAGCAAAGGCTTGAGTTAATTGAACAACTGCTCCAAACATGAGTTGTGGTTTCATAGAAGGAAGGGTAATGTACCATAATTCCTGCCATCTATTTGTAATACCGTCTACAGCTCCAGCCTCATAAAGGCTTCTATCCACAGTCTGAAGCCCCGCAATAAAGGCAAGAAAGCCTGTTCCTAAACTAAGCCAAAGCTGGACAATTATTAAAATAGGCAAGATATACTTTGCATCTTTTAGCCATTGGATAGGATCTATAACTAGACCTAAATTAATCAAAAAACCATTGGCTAATCCATATCTATCCCCAGAAAATATAATTCTCCAAATGAAATATACATTACCAGATATGGATGGAGCATAAAATATTAGGGTTAAAACTGCCCTTATCTTACTAGGAAATTCATTAATAATCCAAGCAAAAACAAAACACATAATATAGCTTAAAGGGCCTGTAATAACCGCAAATAGCAAAGTATTTTTTATGGATGTTATAAATATATCATCTTCTAGAAACAATCTTGTATAATTATCCCACCCTATAAAATCAGGCAGTTCAAGTATATTAAAGTTTGTGAAACTTAGGGCTATAGATGCAATAACTGGTAATATGGTAAATGCAAAAAATAGTATGAAATAAGGTATCATTAATATATAGGAATCCCTGTTTTTTCTCATTAAATTAAATTGGTTCTTAAAGTTAGTAGAAGGTTCATGTTTATTATTAAGATTTAACGCTTTATTCTTTTTGGCTTTTTCCATTACAACAGATTTCTGCATATGAACCTCCTTTATTGGGTTAGACCAAATTCTTTTCTCTTATATTCTATTTCATCGTTAATGTATCTTACATAGTCCATCAAAGCCTCTCTTGGGGCATTGTTCTCGTTAACAACAACCTCATAGAAGGCGTTATTTATATGTCTCGTAGTAAAATATCCCCCGGGAACCTGTGGAACTCCCCTAACATTTTTAAATTGCTCGTCTAATGCCTTATAATGCTCTACAGGCCATGGCAGACTTGAAAAAGCCTCTATATTTGCAGTAGGATATCTAGCCGCCGACCCCATCAATCCTTCCATTTCTCTTCCAAATCCAATCTGAACCTTGGCATCAGTCCACCATTTCATAAACTCCCAGGATGCTTCTTTGTTTTTTGAGTTTTCCATCATAATACATGCTGTCCCCGTGCTAGGAACATCATATTTTATGGTCCCATCCTTTAAAACCGTTCCAGGAACCGATGTGAATCCCCATAATCCCTTAATTTCAGGGGCAGACACCTGTAATGTGTTATAGGTTGTATAATCTGAAACCATAAGGGGCATTTCCCCAGTCCTAAATCGACTTACAGGATCAAACTCTCTTTCTAATTTAAAATCTGTATAGTATTCGGTAAAATCTTTAAAGGCTTGAATAGAAGAATCAGAGCTTAAACCTGAGGCTGTGGCATTTTCATTATAAAACTCTCCTCCGTTTTGGTATAGGAATATCCCAAATACGGCCTCTGAAACTGGTATCATACCTATTTGATCCTTATTAAAATATCCTGTAGGAAGTAATCCAAAAGCCATTTGGTTTTTACTAAGCACACTGAGGGCTACTTTAACTTCATCCCAGGTTTTAGGTGTTTCTAATCCCAGTTCCTTTAGAATATCCTTCCTGTAAAATAACATATTAAAGGTCTGCTGTTCCGGAAGGGCAAAACACCTATCTTCAAACATATAAGGTATCATTGCGCTTCCATAAAACCTTTCAGCGACTTCATCAAAACCCTCAAATTTTGATAAATCCGTTACGGCATTTCTCATGCCATAATTCATGGGAATGTCATTCCATACCTGCATAGCTACATCAGGTCCCTGTCCTGACAATGTTGCAGGTAGGAGGGTATTTATATCTACAAGCATTAAGTTTACATTAATTCCTGTGTTTTTAGTAAAATCTTCATCAATCAAAGATTTAATAGTATTTGCTTGGTCACGGCCTGTTCCAATCCATACAGTAATTGCTTTTTGTTCTTTTTCTTTTGCGACATTACCGATGGCATTATAATCAATTACAAAAGAATAATACAATGTCTTTAATTCGTGAAGAAGTTTATTCCAAAATGAGTCTTTTAACTTTGGCGGTTTTTCCGAAGGTGATATGATATAAATCTGATCTAGCTGCAGGGGCTGCTCGATTGCTTGGGTCATCCATGTCCCCATAGAACCAATGTTTTGTTTGAACTGGTTTAATCTTCTAGTTATGGTTTCAACATCTTTTGAAAGAGCATTAAGTTCATCCCTCATTGTGATAAGACCTACTTCTCTATCACTTATTTTCCCTGCCATCCTTTCCAAATCATTTATAACTTTATCCACCCTATCCCTTTCAGTATTAATGGCATCAACAATTCCAGGAAGATTTTTTTCTATCTGGTAATCCCTGTATCTATCAGGGGTGGTTCCGGTTATACTTAAAAACTGTCTATAGATTTCATTTAGATTTCTAACACCAATTTCAACTTCCCTAATGACAGAAGATAATTCCCCTAGGACAACTTCCATCCGGATGGTATGTTTTCCCTCTTCTAAATAAAACAAATAGGGCTCATCTCCCCCGAGAACTTCTACTCTCCAATCCTTTTTATATCTAAAAGGTATTTCCTCCATCTCTTTAAATGGAACTTTTCCATCTATATATAATTTCCTAGATGAATAAATTCCTCTTATAAAGTTTTGTTTTGCATTGAAGGCTACTTTATATAATCCACTTTCGGGTACATCCACTTCCCATTGTACCCATTGTCCGGCGTCTCTCCAATTACTTCCTCCCATGGTGTTGTTTAGGTATACCTTAGGGCTATAAGGGGTAACCGCAGGACTTGAATGTTCCATGGTTGGATATAACATTTGTGAAGACTTCGAAGATGGTTTTTCTGCTTCTATTGTAATAAACTGATTATGTGTTTCTTTATATCCATTATTTTTATACTCTTCAAGTTTTTCCTCATAGGTAAGTACTTCCTTCTCCTGATAAATCTTAATGTTTCTAAGAACCATCGGCTCTCTTCTTGAAACTATACTTAAGCTGTGCATTCCTTTTGATAAATAAAATTTGAAAGGTGTTGTATGGTACCCTTGATAATCCTGAACTACTTTTTCTAACCAAATAGGGCTTTCTACCTGACTAGGTCTTAAATCATTACCCTGATTATCTTTTAATGCCTCTCCTTGTTTATCAATCCATATTCTATCAAATTCAATGTTGTTTGCTTCTGAGAATGGAAGTTTACCATCTATGAAAATTGCTCTTTGTATAGCAGAACTCTTACCTTCTACAGGATAATATAAAAAAGATATATTGTAGAAGCCTTCTTCCTCAATATATAGCTCATATTTAACAAATCCTTCTTCCCCTGTAAATACAGATTTCCCCTTCATCCCCTGGTAATCTTCTAAGATTTCTATATCCATATTACTGTAATCTTTAAATTTATCCGCATCTATTATATATTCCTTATTTGGGAGATTATCTTTATCATAATTTTTGTTGTACTCATCATATTTTATAATGTCCATATAAGAGTTCAGTACCTCATTGTATTCATCCATTGTATTTTGGGCATATGTATCTTGAATAGGCAACAATCCCATGGTAATAAAAACTATATTCACTATAGTTATTGCAATAATTCTTTTAAGCTCTCTAATCCTCCTCAAGGTTTTAGTCCCCTCTTTAATAATTATCTTTCATTTAATGGTGCAATACTGCGATATATTGTGCAACAATTTGTCTTATGTCATAAATTTATTATCACATATTTAAGTTTGACTTGTCAAGTGTATTTATAATATTCAACAAATTTTCAATAGTAATTATCTAATTTAATATATCATTTTTTTGATATAAAGACTGACTAATTATATATGTTATTGATTAACAACTATTTATTTCAATAATCAACCGTATTTTTTAGTAATTTATATCAAAACGCACAAATTAGATAGTAATTTGTGCGTTTTGCATTTTTATAGTAGATTCCTATTCTATTTAATTTATAATTACCTATGGCATATTAAAATTAAGCTTATATTCTGTATGGATGAACATACAAAATGACCTTGGCATAAATGAATAGTAAGTATTTTTTATCCTCAATTATTGTTTACTCATAATTTATATTAATATAATTCGGTAAAATATTATACCCCAAAAAATATATAATAATTGCTATAAAAATTAGTGACAATATAAAATGCTGTAAATCTAATAGATTTACAGCATTTTATATTGCCTTTTATTGGTTTTCACTTTTGAGTTTTTCTGTCTGATCTACGGTAATTAGGTTATCTATAATTTCATCGATATCTCCATCTAAAATAGATTCTAATCTGTGAAGGGTTAAGCCTATCCTGTGATCTGTTACCCTTCCTTGTGGGAAATTGTAGGTACGGATTCTCTCATTTCTGTTTCCTGTACCTACTTGGCTTTTCCTTTCCGCCGCTAGTTCTTTTTGCTGCCTTTCTTGTTCTATTTCATATAGCTTTGCTCGAAGAACCTTTAATGCCTTATCTTTATTTTTAAGCTGAGATTTTTCATCTTGACAACTGACAACTAATCCTGTAGGCAAATGGGTAATCCTTACGGCTGAATCTGTTGTATTAACACTTTGCCCCCCATTCCCTGAGGAACGAAATACATCTACCCTAAGGTCATTGGCATTAATTTCTACATCTACATCTTCAGCCTCAGGAAGTACCGCAACCGTAACAGTGGAAGTATGGATTCTTCCGCCGGATTCCGTAATGGGGATTCTTTGAACACGGTGAACACCGCTATCGTATTTAAGTCTTGAATAAGCACCATTTCCTTGAATCATAAATATTACTTCTTTAAATCCACCGACACCTATTTCATTGCTATCCATGATTTCTACTTCCCAGCGTTTTCTTTCTGCATACCTTGAATACATCCTAAACAAATCTCCTGCAAATAAGGCAGCCTCATCTCCTCCTGCCCCTCCACGGATTTCAACAATAACGTTTTTTTCATCATTAGGGTCTTTGGGAAGAAGGAGTACCTTTAATTCCTCTTGTATATCTAGTAGTTTTTGCTTATTGTCTGCCAGTTCTTCTTTCACTAACTGACGAAACTCCTCTTCTAAATTGTCTTCTAGAAGCATATCAGCTTCCTCTATATCATCCTTGGCCTTCTTATATTCCTTATATTTTTCAACTAAGGGTTTAAGGTCGCTATATTCTTTCATTAATTTCTGCCATTCACTTTGATGATTTATGACCTCTGGGTCACTGACCTTTCCTGAAAGTAATTCATATCTATTAAGAATTTCTTCTAATTTATCAAACATTCTATCACCTCTATTTAAGTTCATTGATTCCAAAAATAACCCTATCAAACCCTGCTAAATCTTTTTTTATCTCTATATTTGAAAAACCATAATCCTTTAGTAAGTTTTCTACTGGTTCTGCTTGGTTATAACCTATTTCAAAAGCAAGCACGCCTCCAGGTCTAAGATATTCCATGCAATCATTTATAATCGGATGATAAAATCTCAAACCATCCTCTCCCCCATCTAATGCCTGATTTGGCTCATAATCTCTTACTTCCCTCATAAGATCTTCCATATCCTTCGTGGGGATATATGGGGGATTGGACACGATAATATCTATCTTCTCTTTAAGCGTTTTGGGAAGTCTTTCAAATAAATTGCTTTTAATAAAGAAGATTTGTCCATCCACATTATTTAACCTTGCATTATGCTTTGCTACCTTTAAAGCAGAATCTGAAATATCTACAGCAGTAATTTTACTATTAGGAAGGTAGTAAGCCAAACTCACGGCAATACACCCCGAGCCTGTACACATATCTAATATATGAACATCTTTCTCTTTATCTATTAGACCTAGGACTGTTTCCACCAAATTTTCCGTATCTGGTCTTGGAATAAGAACATTTTCGTCAACAAAAAAAGGGAGGGCCATAAACTCCTGTTTGTTTATAAGGTATTGGGTCGGAACATTTTTGCTCCTTTTGTATATAAGTTCCTTGTATTTTCTTTCATCTTCTTTTAATATTTCGTTTTTAGGATGAGTAAAAAGCTGAACTCTAGAAATGGAAAGAATATGACAAAGAAGAAGTTCCCCATCCAATGACCAACTTTGAATTCCCTTATCTTTTAAAAAGCTTTTCCCCTCAATCAAGGCTGTCTCAATCGACTTTCTCATCCTCTAGAACTCCCTCCAGTGCAGCAATTGCCACCTCAATTTGGGCATCATCTGGTTCTTTTGTTGTAAATGATTTTTGGAGCCACATTCCTGGAACACTAACTAATGAAGCAAGCCTAGAATCCGATCTTCTTGCCCATCTAATAATTTCATAAGATATGCCTGCAATCAAAGGTACCAATACAATTCTGCTTAATAATCGCAACCATATGCTTTCTACATTAAAAATAACAAATACTATAACACTAGTTAGCATAACTATGAGAAGAAAGCTGGTACCACAACTCTTATGAAGACGGCTGTATTTTTTTACATTTTTCACGGTCAATTCTTCTTCATGTTCTAAACAATTAATAGTCTTATGCTCTGCTCCATGATATTCAAATACTCTTTGAATATCTTTCATTTTGGAAATCAAAATAATATATATCATAAATATACTGATTCTAATAGCCCCTTCAAGGAGATTTTGTACCCATATATTTGTAATAATATTCCTAAATAACCTAGATACCAAAAGGGGGGTTACCATAAATAAGGCAATACCTAAAATAATAGATAAAAAAATAGAAAACCCTATAATATAATCCTCTAATTTACTGCCAAATTTATCTTTAAGATATTTTTCAAATTTGGAGGATTCAACTTCTTCTTCAACGTCAAAAAATTGTGCAGAATAGGTTAACGTCCTAATACCTAAAACCATTGAATCGATAAACATAGCCACACCTCTAAAAATAGGAAGTTTAAACAGGAAATATTGTGTCGTTACCGCTGTAACTGGCTTTTTATCCATTACTATTTCCTTATCTGGTTTTCTTACTGCTACTGTGTATGTTTTTGTTCCCCGCATCATAACTCCCTCTATAACGGCCTGCCCACCGATACTTGTACGTTTCATTTCTCCACCCCCATAATCACTAAAATTTATGAACAAAAAAGGTTGAGACACCGCCTCAACCCCTTACTGTTCTTGCTCAATCCCATATCTTTTGTTAAATTTGTCAATACGTCCCTTAGCTGCTGCTAATTTTTGCTTTCCTGTGTAAAAAGGATGACATTTAGAACATACTTCTACGCGTATTTCTTTCTTTACAGAACCCGTTGTGAAAGTATTTCCACAGTTGCAGGTTACTGTAGCCTCTTCATAATTAGGATGAATAGCTTCTCTCATTGTTAATTTCACCTCTTTCAAAATAGTCAATTACAGACCTTTATCCATAAGCTTCATCTATTTTTCAACCATTTACGCTTATCTCTAGCGACAACGTTCATATTATAACATAACCCGATAATTGATGCAAGGGTAGTTATTTATTTCTAAATAATTTATCTAAAGTTTCTTTTCTATTATACTTATGAATTCTTGGTTGCTTTTTGTATGCATTAGAGTATCTATAATATTCTCTGTCACATCGGTAGGTGTCATCTTACTCATTGCCCTTCGAATTCCATATACTACTTCTAATTCATTTTGAGCTAGAAGCAATTCTTCCTTTCTTGTTCCCGATTTATATATGTCTATGGCAGGAAAAATTCTTTTTTCTGAAAGCCTTCTATCTAATACAAGTTCCATATTACCAGTTCCTTTAAATTCTTCAAAAATCACTTCATCCATTTTACTTCCTGTTTCTATTAGGGCAGTTCCTAGAATTGTAAGACTACCTCCTTCTTGTATATTTCTTGCAGCACCAAAAAACTTTTTAGGCATATGTAATGCAGCAGGGTCAAGCCCCCCCGATAAAGTTCTTCCACTAGGAGGAATAGTTAGATTATATGCTCTTGCTAGGCGGGTGATACTGTCTAATAAAATAATTAAATCCTTTTTTTGTTCCACCAATCTTTTTGCTCTTTCCAAAACCATTTCAGCAACCCTTTTATGATGCTCTGGCTGTTCATCAAAAGTAGAATATACCACTTCCACATTGTCCCCACTGATAGAATCTTTCATATCTGTTACTTCCTCGGGTCTTTCATCTATCAGAAGCACAATAAGCCTTGCTTCGGGATGATTTTTTGTTATTGCATTGGCAATTTTTTTGAGAAGTACCGTTTTCCCAGCCTTAGGAGGCGCGACTATCATCCCCCTTTGTCCTTTTCCAATAGGAGCTATAAAATCTATAAGCCTAGTTGATAACTCTAACTTATCATATTCTAGGTGTAGTTTTTCCTTAGGATATATGGGGGTTAATTCTTCAAAACTAGGACGTTTTGCAGCGATTTCTGGATGATCTCCATTTACTTCCTTAACATACAATAGGGCACTGAATTTTTCACCTTCCTTAGGAATACGGATATTTCCTTTGACTAGGTCTCCAGTTTTTAAATTAAATCTCCTTATTTGAGAAGGAGATACATAAATATCCTTGTTCCCCGGAAGATAATTTTCCGAACGTAGGAATCCATATCCATCTAGTAATACTTCTAGGACTCCCTCTTCTATAATTCCGCTATCTAGCTGCCCGATTGCAGTTGGAACCTTTGTATCTGCCTGAGGTATGCTGGTTTTACCATCTAATTCTTTTATTAATTCTATTAACTCAGGCTTTCTATATTTCGTAATATTTTTAATACCTGATTTCTTTGCAATATCTCTTAATTCTGCAAGGGTTTTATTGCTCCAATCATTATCCATTGTTAACCACCTTTATGCTTTACAATTTTGGTATTGCCAATCTCATTCCTCTATATATATCATTTTCATCTTTTAAATTGTTATATTCTATAATATTCTTATAGTATTTTCCTGAACCGTATAGTTTCTTACTTATATTCCACAAAGTATCCCCAGTTTTAACAATATAATACTCTGGCTCAGAGGCCGAGGAATCGTTATCATTATTATCTTCGGGTTCTTCTATGGGCTGGTTTAGTTCTGTTTCAGGGGTATCAATTTCTAATGGAAACTTTAATTGTTCCAATTCTGCCCGAAGTTCGATATTTTCTTGGTATAAGGCTTCATTTTCTTGTTTTAAGCGATTAATTTCATTGTTAAGTAATTCTATAGTTGAATTGTCTGATTGTAATGTTTCATGGTCTTTGTTTTTAAATAATAATTTCCCTAAACCCAAAAACATCCATATAATCGATACAATAAGTATTATACCTATAACTAAGATAGATGCACTAACTATCTTATCTTTTAATTTATCCCTTTTTTTGCTTCTTCTTTTTGCTGAAATAGAATAAAAACTTTCTAATTCTTCTTTTGTAACTTCTGAAGCCTTATTAAGGGGATTTGTGTTTTTTAACAAACTATCTAGTTCTTCTCTCATTCTTTTCTCTTCTTCTTTTTCGAAAAAGTCTTTTTCCTCTAATACATCATCTTCTTCAATCCAATTTTTTTTATCCACAGAATGCATCTCCTTAATTTTCTTCAGCATATGGCAAAAATATACCATCATTTGTGATATCTGTCCACCAAAGATGGCTTTACCCACATAAGTGTCAATCATAATACATTTTCGTTTTTTTGTAAGAGAATAACAGATTGGGCATGTATATATCTTAGGTCCTCATTGTTTCTAGTTGGTAGATTTATTTCATTACCACAATCATAACATTTCAATTTTATTTTATTTGTCAAAACGTCCATTTCTAATTTGTTATTTCCACATTCACAACGTATTTTCCCTTCCTCTGCTAAATCGTGTATATAGTTAATGCTTTCTATTACAACCTCAATATTTTTACATAACCTAGGCATTCCCATTTCTTTTAGAATATCATTTAAAGCATTTTCATGACAATCTAAGGCATCGCTAACACTACTTTCATTTCCGATAAATCCTATTTTCATGTTTTTTTTGGGACATTTAAGAACTTTTAAATCATCGGAGAACATTTGATTTATAGAAAAGATATAGGTATGTGTTTCATTACATAAGAAACATGGAATTGACAATATCATTTGTTTTCTTCTTTTAATGGCAATTTTAAGTGAATTTTTATTGCATTTGCAGCTTATGGATATTTCTTTTTTACCAGAGAATTCAAAAGGTGAAATATCATCAAAATAAAAGACCCCACAGGTTGCACATTGAAAAACTATAGTCTGTATGTTTCCAATCGTCATACCTATCACCTGCCTTTATTAATTAATTCTTCAAAGGGATTAAAAATCCTTTTTAGGGGTAATAGAAAGACGAAAATTATATATATTTTAGGGCGAACTATGTCCGCCCCAAAGTATATTAATTAGAATGCAATAACGAGTCCTCCATCATCGGCATAGGTAGAACTAAGTCCCTGCATTTCCACAATAACAATATCTTTAAAGTTATATTTTTTAAGTACTTCTTCTTTAAACTTTAAAGCCCTATCTAGACAATTGCAATGGGCTATTCCCAAAATCTTTTCCTCAAGATTTTTGCCTTCTTCACCAATGGTATCGACGAATTTATCAAAGGCCCTTTTATATCCCCTTACTTTTTGAACTAACCTAATGGTGCCTTCTTCTGTCGCTCCCATAATAGGTTTAATTGATAATACCGAAGCTATCTTTGCAATTATTGGATTCAATCTCCCGGCTTTTGCTAGGTGTTCTAAGCTTTC comes from Candidatus Epulonipiscium sp. and encodes:
- the prmC gene encoding peptide chain release factor N(5)-glutamine methyltransferase — encoded protein: MRKSIETALIEGKSFLKDKGIQSWSLDGELLLCHILSISRVQLFTHPKNEILKEDERKYKELIYKRSKNVPTQYLINKQEFMALPFFVDENVLIPRPDTENLVETVLGLIDKEKDVHILDMCTGSGCIAVSLAYYLPNSKITAVDISDSALKVAKHNARLNNVDGQIFFIKSNLFERLPKTLKEKIDIIVSNPPYIPTKDMEDLMREVRDYEPNQALDGGEDGLRFYHPIINDCMEYLRPGGVLAFEIGYNQAEPVENLLKDYGFSNIEIKKDLAGFDRVIFGINELK
- a CDS encoding transcription termination factor Rho gives rise to the protein MDNDWSNKTLAELRDIAKKSGIKNITKYRKPELIELIKELDGKTSIPQADTKVPTAIGQLDSGIIEEGVLEVLLDGYGFLRSENYLPGNKDIYVSPSQIRRFNLKTGDLVKGNIRIPKEGEKFSALLYVKEVNGDHPEIAAKRPSFEELTPIYPKEKLHLEYDKLELSTRLIDFIAPIGKGQRGMIVAPPKAGKTVLLKKIANAITKNHPEARLIVLLIDERPEEVTDMKDSISGDNVEVVYSTFDEQPEHHKRVAEMVLERAKRLVEQKKDLIILLDSITRLARAYNLTIPPSGRTLSGGLDPAALHMPKKFFGAARNIQEGGSLTILGTALIETGSKMDEVIFEEFKGTGNMELVLDRRLSEKRIFPAIDIYKSGTRKEELLLAQNELEVVYGIRRAMSKMTPTDVTENIIDTLMHTKSNQEFISIIEKKL
- a CDS encoding sugar ABC transporter permease, whose translation is MEKAKKNKALNLNNKHEPSTNFKNQFNLMRKNRDSYILMIPYFILFFAFTILPVIASIALSFTNFNILELPDFIGWDNYTRLFLEDDIFITSIKNTLLFAVITGPLSYIMCFVFAWIINEFPSKIRAVLTLIFYAPSISGNVYFIWRIIFSGDRYGLANGFLINLGLVIDPIQWLKDAKYILPILIIVQLWLSLGTGFLAFIAGLQTVDRSLYEAGAVDGITNRWQELWYITLPSMKPQLMFGAVVQLTQAFAVADISINLAGFPSVNYAGETVVTHLIDFGTIRFEMGYASAIATILFLLMIGVNKGVQRLLRKVGE
- a CDS encoding carbohydrate ABC transporter permease, with protein sequence MGPKRVNRSFGGTLALFIFIALVGSFMALPLIYIINNAFKPLHELFIFPPRIFVQNPTMDNFSDLFILMSSSWVPFSRYILNTVILTFFGTLGHVIIASAAAYPLAKHDIPGKNLLFSIVVLSLMFSYNVTAIPNYMIISWMGINNTYLAVIFPAWASSLGLYLMKQFMEQIPDSLIESARLDGASEYKIFWSIIMPNVKPAWLTLTILMFQQLWGTTGSNFLRSEQLKPLNYALNQIVQGGVARAGAGSAVGLILMSVPIIFFVVAQSNIIETMSTSGMKE
- a CDS encoding LysM peptidoglycan-binding domain-containing protein; the encoded protein is MDKKNWIEEDDVLEEKDFFEKEEEKRMREELDSLLKNTNPLNKASEVTKEELESFYSISAKRRSKKRDKLKDKIVSASILVIGIILIVSIIWMFLGLGKLLFKNKDHETLQSDNSTIELLNNEINRLKQENEALYQENIELRAELEQLKFPLEIDTPETELNQPIEEPEDNNDNDSSASEPEYYIVKTGDTLWNISKKLYGSGKYYKNIIEYNNLKDENDIYRGMRLAIPKL
- the rpmE gene encoding 50S ribosomal protein L31, with the protein product MREAIHPNYEEATVTCNCGNTFTTGSVKKEIRVEVCSKCHPFYTGKQKLAAAKGRIDKFNKRYGIEQEQ
- a CDS encoding extracellular solute-binding protein; this translates as MGLLPIQDTYAQNTMDEYNEVLNSYMDIIKYDEYNKNYDKDNLPNKEYIIDADKFKDYSNMDIEILEDYQGMKGKSVFTGEEGFVKYELYIEEEGFYNISFLYYPVEGKSSAIQRAIFIDGKLPFSEANNIEFDRIWIDKQGEALKDNQGNDLRPSQVESPIWLEKVVQDYQGYHTTPFKFYLSKGMHSLSIVSRREPMVLRNIKIYQEKEVLTYEEKLEEYKNNGYKETHNQFITIEAEKPSSKSSQMLYPTMEHSSPAVTPYSPKVYLNNTMGGSNWRDAGQWVQWEVDVPESGLYKVAFNAKQNFIRGIYSSRKLYIDGKVPFKEMEEIPFRYKKDWRVEVLGGDEPYLFYLEEGKHTIRMEVVLGELSSVIREVEIGVRNLNEIYRQFLSITGTTPDRYRDYQIEKNLPGIVDAINTERDRVDKVINDLERMAGKISDREVGLITMRDELNALSKDVETITRRLNQFKQNIGSMGTWMTQAIEQPLQLDQIYIISPSEKPPKLKDSFWNKLLHELKTLYYSFVIDYNAIGNVAKEKEQKAITVWIGTGRDQANTIKSLIDEDFTKNTGINVNLMLVDINTLLPATLSGQGPDVAMQVWNDIPMNYGMRNAVTDLSKFEGFDEVAERFYGSAMIPYMFEDRCFALPEQQTFNMLFYRKDILKELGLETPKTWDEVKVALSVLSKNQMAFGLLPTGYFNKDQIGMIPVSEAVFGIFLYQNGGEFYNENATASGLSSDSSIQAFKDFTEYYTDFKLEREFDPVSRFRTGEMPLMVSDYTTYNTLQVSAPEIKGLWGFTSVPGTVLKDGTIKYDVPSTGTACIMMENSKNKEASWEFMKWWTDAKVQIGFGREMEGLMGSAARYPTANIEAFSSLPWPVEHYKALDEQFKNVRGVPQVPGGYFTTRHINNAFYEVVVNENNAPREALMDYVRYINDEIEYKRKEFGLTQ
- a CDS encoding DUF1385 domain-containing protein, yielding MKRTSIGGQAVIEGVMMRGTKTYTVAVRKPDKEIVMDKKPVTAVTTQYFLFKLPIFRGVAMFIDSMVLGIRTLTYSAQFFDVEEEVESSKFEKYLKDKFGSKLEDYIIGFSIFLSIILGIALFMVTPLLVSRLFRNIITNIWVQNLLEGAIRISIFMIYIILISKMKDIQRVFEYHGAEHKTINCLEHEEELTVKNVKKYSRLHKSCGTSFLLIVMLTSVIVFVIFNVESIWLRLLSRIVLVPLIAGISYEIIRWARRSDSRLASLVSVPGMWLQKSFTTKEPDDAQIEVAIAALEGVLEDEKVD
- the prfA gene encoding peptide chain release factor 1 — translated: MFDKLEEILNRYELLSGKVSDPEVINHQSEWQKLMKEYSDLKPLVEKYKEYKKAKDDIEEADMLLEDNLEEEFRQLVKEELADNKQKLLDIQEELKVLLLPKDPNDEKNVIVEIRGGAGGDEAALFAGDLFRMYSRYAERKRWEVEIMDSNEIGVGGFKEVIFMIQGNGAYSRLKYDSGVHRVQRIPITESGGRIHTSTVTVAVLPEAEDVDVEINANDLRVDVFRSSGNGGQSVNTTDSAVRITHLPTGLVVSCQDEKSQLKNKDKALKVLRAKLYEIEQERQQKELAAERKSQVGTGNRNERIRTYNFPQGRVTDHRIGLTLHRLESILDGDIDEIIDNLITVDQTEKLKSENQ